Proteins encoded within one genomic window of Empedobacter falsenii:
- a CDS encoding ABC transporter permease, with translation MKVNQQIDIQQFLPHREPMLFVDTISWIEKTYVEALFTIKSDQLFIQNEYFTEVGLLENMAQVCSTIIGQNYFINFSDVHKGDVIGFISTIKQAEIMQLPKVNQTIITKATLLEVFDYDEFTISLMQAKVILNDEVIAIATMNLMLQNHKK, from the coding sequence ATGAAAGTAAATCAGCAAATTGATATTCAACAATTTCTTCCGCATCGTGAACCAATGCTTTTTGTAGACACGATTTCTTGGATTGAGAAAACCTATGTTGAAGCTTTATTTACGATAAAATCGGATCAATTATTTATTCAGAACGAATATTTTACTGAAGTCGGTTTATTGGAAAATATGGCGCAAGTTTGTTCGACAATTATCGGACAAAACTATTTTATCAATTTTTCTGATGTACACAAAGGCGATGTAATCGGCTTTATTAGTACGATTAAACAAGCCGAAATTATGCAATTACCAAAAGTTAATCAAACCATTATAACAAAAGCAACGTTGTTAGAAGTTTTTGATTACGATGAATTTACAATTAGTTTGATGCAAGCAAAAGTTATCTTGAATGACGAAGTAATTGCGATAGCTACAATGAATTTAATGCTTCAAAACCATAAAAAATGA
- a CDS encoding ABC transporter ATP-binding protein, translating into MIEIEKLYKKYKNSDVFALEDFFLTIKQNEIHGLLGPNGAGKTTLMSILSGLIKPTSGNVVIQNLNQKTDLKKIQKIIGIVPQEYALYPTLTARENLEFFGKIYKVPSKELHEKIHLLTEKVGMNKFLDIKIDSFSGGMKRRINLLAGILHQPEILFLDEPTVGVDIQSKIALLDYLQELHQQGMSIVYTSHHMAEAEDFCTQVTIMNQGKSIVTAEPKELIKQVNAYNLEEAFVNLTKLS; encoded by the coding sequence ATGATTGAAATTGAAAAACTATATAAAAAATATAAAAATTCTGATGTTTTTGCGTTAGAAGATTTTTTTTTGACGATAAAACAGAACGAAATTCACGGTTTACTTGGTCCAAACGGAGCAGGAAAAACAACCTTGATGTCGATACTTTCTGGATTGATTAAACCAACTTCTGGTAATGTTGTGATTCAGAATTTAAATCAAAAAACAGATTTAAAAAAGATTCAGAAAATCATTGGAATTGTTCCGCAAGAATATGCATTGTATCCAACTTTGACGGCAAGAGAAAATTTAGAATTTTTTGGGAAAATTTATAAAGTTCCTTCAAAAGAATTACACGAAAAGATTCATCTTTTGACTGAAAAAGTAGGAATGAATAAGTTTTTAGATATAAAAATTGATTCTTTTTCGGGAGGAATGAAGCGTCGTATTAATTTATTGGCAGGAATTCTTCATCAGCCAGAAATTCTCTTTTTAGATGAACCAACTGTTGGCGTTGATATTCAATCAAAAATTGCGTTATTGGATTATTTACAAGAATTGCATCAGCAAGGAATGTCGATCGTTTACACATCGCATCACATGGCAGAAGCCGAAGATTTTTGTACGCAAGTTACGATTATGAATCAAGGAAAATCGATTGTAACAGCTGAACCGAAAGAATTAATCAAGCAAGTAAATGCGTATAATTTGGAGGAAGCTTTTGTTAATTTAACTAAATTATCTTGA
- a CDS encoding phosphopantetheine-binding protein produces MVKSQIAEKLNAILIDEFEVDPSVISEEKNIKESLDLDSLDYVDLVVIIESNFGVKLIKEDFQNMITFEDFYAIVEQKLENK; encoded by the coding sequence ATGGTGAAAAGTCAAATCGCTGAAAAATTAAACGCTATCTTAATTGATGAATTTGAGGTTGATCCTTCTGTGATTTCAGAGGAAAAAAATATTAAAGAATCTTTAGATTTAGATAGTTTGGACTATGTTGATTTAGTGGTAATCATTGAATCTAATTTCGGTGTGAAATTAATTAAAGAAGATTTTCAAAATATGATAACTTTTGAAGATTTCTACGCAATTGTAGAACAAAAGTTAGAAAATAAATAA
- a CDS encoding dialkylrecorsinol condensing enzyme DarA has translation MKCKVLVVYYSQSGQLKEIVDQTTYDLVQNQDINLTKYKIEMEEEFPFPWDFYSFFNAFPDSFLQKDKNIKPIPTEILNQKYDLILLYYQVWFLSPSIPINSFLRDKQTQQILENSKIITISGSRNMWFLAQEKIKTILKERQAKLVGNIALVDHTPNLVSAMTIVNWMFSGVKKRMFNLLPLPGISEKTIQESRRFGKIILNSIQNNNYSNLQENLIQSGAVEVKPFLVSVDTKGNRMFKVWSKIIDSKQGIQREKYLKFFYYYLILAIWIISPLVNLLYIIFYPFNYFKYKKQVKYFQGIE, from the coding sequence ATGAAATGCAAAGTATTAGTTGTTTATTACTCGCAGTCAGGACAGTTAAAAGAAATTGTCGATCAAACAACATATGATTTAGTTCAAAACCAAGATATTAATTTAACGAAATACAAAATAGAAATGGAAGAGGAGTTTCCTTTTCCGTGGGATTTTTATTCTTTTTTTAATGCTTTTCCAGATAGTTTTCTTCAAAAAGATAAGAACATTAAACCAATTCCGACAGAAATCTTGAATCAGAAATATGATTTGATTTTACTGTATTATCAAGTTTGGTTTTTATCGCCATCTATTCCAATAAATTCGTTTTTAAGGGATAAACAAACACAACAAATTTTAGAAAATTCTAAAATAATTACAATTAGTGGTTCGCGAAATATGTGGTTCTTGGCACAGGAAAAAATCAAAACAATCTTGAAAGAACGCCAAGCAAAATTAGTTGGAAATATTGCATTGGTCGATCATACGCCAAATTTAGTAAGCGCCATGACAATTGTAAATTGGATGTTTTCGGGCGTTAAAAAACGAATGTTCAATTTATTGCCTTTGCCAGGAATTAGTGAAAAAACTATTCAGGAAAGTAGAAGATTTGGTAAAATTATTCTAAATTCAATCCAAAATAATAATTACTCTAATCTACAAGAAAACTTAATTCAATCTGGAGCCGTTGAGGTAAAACCTTTTTTAGTTTCTGTGGATACAAAAGGAAATCGAATGTTTAAAGTCTGGTCTAAAATTATTGATTCTAAACAAGGTATACAGCGAGAAAAGTATTTGAAATTCTTTTATTATTATTTAATTTTAGCTATTTGGATAATATCTCCACTAGTAAATTTGTTATATATTATATTTTATCCGTTCAACTATTTTAAATACAAAAAACAGGTAAAATATTTTCAAGGAATAGAATAA
- a CDS encoding BtrH N-terminal domain-containing protein, producing METITDFKHFQSAHCENGVASNLLKNKGIEISEPMIFGIGSGLFFVFLPFLKVNHAPAISYRPMPGMIFNRAAKNLGIKVKRHKFRSTKSAQTFLDEQLLANRPCGLQVGVYNLTYFPEEYKFHFNGHNLVVFGKQDQTYLISDPVMQETTKLTENELEKVRFSKGVLAPKGHLYYPEFIPENIDFEKAIKKGIKKTCREMLAPVPIVGVRGIRMVAKRIKKMPKKIGNAKTNYFLAQMIRMQEEIGTGGGGFRYIYAAFLQEASQKLNQPNLNDFALEISEIGDKWRDFALNASRVYKKRNNSQDIYDVISDQLLELADLEESFFKRLRKAI from the coding sequence ATGGAAACCATAACTGATTTTAAACATTTTCAATCAGCACATTGCGAAAATGGAGTTGCCTCCAACTTATTAAAAAATAAAGGAATTGAGATTTCAGAACCGATGATTTTTGGGATTGGTTCTGGTCTTTTTTTTGTGTTTTTACCTTTCTTAAAAGTTAATCATGCGCCTGCGATTAGCTATCGTCCAATGCCAGGAATGATTTTTAATCGTGCAGCTAAGAATCTTGGTATAAAGGTTAAACGTCATAAATTTCGCTCTACAAAATCAGCTCAGACTTTCTTAGATGAGCAACTTTTAGCCAATCGACCTTGCGGTTTACAGGTTGGTGTCTACAATTTGACATACTTTCCTGAAGAATATAAATTTCATTTTAACGGACATAATTTAGTTGTTTTCGGAAAGCAAGATCAAACGTATTTAATCAGTGATCCTGTGATGCAAGAAACGACAAAATTGACTGAAAATGAGTTAGAAAAAGTTCGTTTTTCGAAAGGAGTTTTAGCACCAAAAGGACATTTATATTATCCTGAATTTATTCCAGAAAATATAGATTTTGAGAAAGCAATCAAAAAAGGAATCAAGAAAACGTGTCGCGAAATGTTAGCGCCAGTTCCGATTGTTGGTGTTCGTGGAATTAGAATGGTTGCGAAACGAATCAAAAAAATGCCAAAGAAAATTGGGAACGCAAAGACAAATTATTTTCTGGCACAAATGATTCGAATGCAAGAAGAAATTGGAACAGGAGGTGGTGGTTTTCGATATATTTATGCTGCTTTTTTACAAGAAGCTTCGCAAAAATTGAATCAACCAAATTTGAATGATTTTGCCTTAGAAATATCTGAAATAGGAGATAAATGGCGAGATTTTGCTCTGAATGCATCAAGAGTTTATAAAAAACGGAACAATTCGCAAGATATTTACGATGTGATTTCGGATCAATTATTGGAATTAGCCGATTTGGAAGAATCGTTTTTTAAACGTTTAAGAAAAGCAATTTAG
- a CDS encoding LpxL/LpxP family acyltransferase, translated as MKQWDGRSKGTVLGYKIFVNVMKKLGIKAAYSVLIFVAFYYFITTYSSNKSIYEYFRYRLNFSVLKSILSVYKSYYTFGQTLIDKTAINAGLRNKYSYEFDGIELLKNLLGQKQGGILISAHVGNFEVAEHFFADIDFDCQINLVTTDLERNVIKEYLESISMKPSVKFILIQEDLSHIFEINNALSRNELICFTGDRYFEGNKTMSEVLLGKEANFPAGPFSIASRLKVPVAFVYVMKEKNLHYHLYARQANFKHRDANALLKEFCVNLETIVKKYPYQWFNYFDFWK; from the coding sequence ATGAAACAATGGGATGGTCGTTCTAAAGGAACGGTCCTGGGATACAAAATATTTGTCAATGTTATGAAAAAGCTCGGAATTAAGGCTGCTTACTCAGTCTTAATTTTTGTAGCTTTTTATTATTTTATAACGACTTATAGCAGCAACAAATCTATTTACGAATACTTTCGTTATCGATTAAATTTTTCGGTTCTCAAATCAATTTTAAGTGTTTACAAAAGTTACTATACTTTTGGACAAACTTTGATTGATAAAACAGCAATTAATGCAGGTTTGCGTAACAAATATTCGTACGAATTTGATGGAATAGAATTATTGAAAAATCTATTGGGTCAAAAACAAGGTGGAATCTTAATTAGTGCGCATGTTGGTAATTTCGAAGTAGCTGAACATTTTTTTGCTGACATCGATTTTGATTGTCAAATCAATTTAGTTACAACAGATTTAGAACGAAATGTTATCAAAGAATATTTAGAAAGTATTTCGATGAAACCTTCGGTAAAGTTTATCTTGATTCAAGAAGATTTATCACATATTTTCGAAATTAATAATGCGCTTAGTCGAAACGAATTAATTTGTTTTACGGGAGATCGTTATTTTGAAGGAAATAAAACGATGTCAGAAGTTCTTCTTGGAAAAGAAGCAAATTTTCCTGCAGGACCATTTTCTATTGCTTCTCGCTTGAAAGTGCCTGTCGCTTTTGTGTATGTTATGAAGGAAAAAAATCTACATTATCATTTATATGCGCGTCAAGCAAATTTCAAACATCGTGATGCAAATGCACTTTTGAAAGAGTTTTGCGTCAATCTTGAAACTATTGTAAAAAAATATCCTTACCAATGGTTTAATTATTTCGATTTTTGGAAGTAA